A region of Labeo rohita strain BAU-BD-2019 unplaced genomic scaffold, IGBB_LRoh.1.0 scaffold_1138, whole genome shotgun sequence DNA encodes the following proteins:
- the LOC127157639 gene encoding uncharacterized protein LOC127157639 produces the protein MKPFFKSLAGILFLLDHVASSVGSDEVLVSVMEEDSVIFHTSVVTNQQEDIKWYFNTTRIAQINGQFSFICTDVQCNKGTERFRDRLKLDNQTGSLTIMNITTMDSGVYELKVISSSSSGEKIFNVNVNSISAAEQEEVKTNKGESFTLDSSEIRKPNIVMTWYFNDALIAQIPGDSNKTFTDIQCKNTDEGFRARLELNQTGSLAIKDTRITDSGLYKLQINISDSSFSITRVKTFSVTVTGLSSAAGVIGAVFVLLGIAAVIAGVFCCRLKRYKPAAQTDNDPKDIALKDTDILKSDSGQA, from the exons ATGAAGCCTTTCTTTAAATCGCTTGCAGGGATCTTGTTTTTACTCGACCACG TTGCATCTAGTGTTGGATCAGATGAAGTGTTGGTGTCTGTGATGGAGGAGGATTCAGTCATTTTTCACACTAGTGTTGTAACAAACCAACAAGAGGATATTAAATGGTATTTCAACACCACTCGCATCGCTCAAATCAATGGCCAATTCAGTTTTATCTGTACAGATGTTCAGTGTAACAAAGGTactgagagattcagagacagactgaaactGGAtaatcaaactggatctctgaccatcatgaACATCACAACCATGGACTCTGGAGTTTATGAACTGAAGGTTattagcagcagcagcagcggtgAAAAAATCTTCAATGTTAATGTCAATA GTATTTCTGCTGCTGAACAAGAAGAAGTGAAAACAAACAAGGGAGAATCTTTCACTTTAGATTCCAGTGAAATAAGAAAACCAAACATTGTGATGACATGGTATTTTAATGACGCTCTCATTGCTCAAATTCCTGGTGATTCCAATAAAACCTTTACAGATATTCAGTGTAAAAATACAGATGAGGGATTCAGAGCCAGACTAGAGTTgaatcagactggatctctggcCATCAAAGATACCAGaatcacagactctggactttataaaCTACAGATCAACATCAGCGACAGCAGCTTCAGCATCACCAGAGTGAAGACATTCAGTGTTACTGTCACTG GTCTGTCTTCAGCTGCTGGAGTAATTggtgctgtgtttgttttgctgGGGATTGCAGCTGTAATTGCTGGTGTGTTTTGTTGTCGCCTCAAGAGATATAAACCAGCAGCACAGACT